The sequence ATTGCACTATTCCACCGATCAATGCAATCAAATTGATCATTGCCAGCGTGGAGGGAGGAATGAAAAGTGTAGAGGCCACCCCAAATTCAAAAATTTCTGCCTCATATCTTTTTTCTGCTTCACTGTCTGATACTTTGCTTGTTACCTCGAAACCCACTTTAGAAATACCCATTAATTTGCAGAGGACTTGAATCAGTCCAAACAGATACGATGACACGCCTTTGATCATCCACATCCTTTGCTCGTTCCACCATCGTTTCAACGAACCACCTCCTACGTATATGAATTCAATTGCACTGTAGGAATATGCACACACTGATAAAAAAACAAAGAGGAGGATCCATGAATCCCGAATCTGATAAACACAAGTTAAATGCATTAATCAGTAAAGAACCTTTTATGAAAAAATGTAAGGTAAGTTAATCAATAAGAAGAGTATACAAATCCTGATTGAAAAAAAAGAATGAAATTGTAATTTACCGAAGGAAATATTGATTTGCCGCTGAGCATACATAGAGCTGGGAGAGAGCCATAGCAGAGAATGTGTAATGAAGATGGACCCCAGAGACAGTAAGAAGTGTAACCCATTATATGTGCTATGTTATTGCTATGGAGTAATGGACAAAATTTGCttacaaaaatctctaaaagaCCTGCGGTCCATCTTTTTTGTTGAATCAATGTATCGTTCAGATTGATTGTTGGGCATCCCACAAAGGTGTCCCTTGTGGGAATACAGAGAGCTGATTTCCAGCCTCTGCATTGTATGGCAAAGCCTGTCGCTACGTCCTCCACTGCACAGTCATACATCATGCCAGTCTGAAGGATTGCCAGAAAATTTGGATTAGAATATATGATTTATATCAGTTTCACATCAAAACTGTGAAAAATAaatatgaaattaccttgattCCCCAGAGGGTGTTCTGCTCGTATGTGCACTTAGAAAGCTCTTTGGCATCTTCTATTATGTTGTCTGAGTTTTTCCAGTGATTGTGTTGTTCGTTGACAGGGCACAGCGCAGTCCTGCGGTGGATACATCCAGTGCCCACATATAATGGTCCTTCAATTCCATCCAGTCCTTGACATGGTATCTGAAAGGACGAAGAAAGAAAAGTCTAATAATTTGTATGTGCAGATACTAATCCATTGGTTAATTTAATAATTCTCCAAGAAAAAGAGCACTTGCCCAGTTAAAAGAAAATGTATATAGAAATATAGCTCTTGTAAAGGAAATCgggatttttattattgttcaccAATCTGAAATTTAGTCAAATTCTGAACAAATTTCGTAAACAACTAACGAAATTTTTAGTTTCAATCAGAATGATTTGTAAGTCTCAAACAGTTGAGAGTGATTTGTGGGTTCGACCtttgttctattttcttgttgACCATGTTGTAAAAGATTTTAGGGTCGTTGCAAAATCTTCATTTATAGCTTCTATAAAAAGTATTTACCATAATCGAATCAGTTAAGAGTAATTGGAATCTTAAAAATAAATCACTTAAAAACATCAAGTTTCTATTGATTTATAATGATATTTAGTCAAACAAGTCAGATAAATGGTATAATCGATCACTTTGGATGCATGACTTATAAGGGTTATAGCTCCTAGAGGAGTACAGACAGTAGCAGAGGCAGATGGAGTTTCATCATGCAGCAGGTAATTCACAGGAGTTGCAATTCTATCAATTTCATGTAAAGAGCTTGAGTTAATTTAAATCCCGTCTCTCTTCGATTAATGATTGTAATAGAAAAATATTTACCGATTTCCAAACATTGTATAACTCTAATATTTATGTTTTAGATAACATTTCCCTCATTcatttatcaacaacataataaaaatatttaaaattaaaggaTTGCAGAAACTACATAGTACTCAAGATACGACATCCATGTTAGCCTTGAAGCCAAACAGGGGGAGGTTTCTATCCATAATTATGTTTAATCAGGAAGAAAATGGTGAAAAATTGATTTGaacaaattactttgttttcaagtttttttaaattaaaattggaCACAGACATCATGATTAAGTAGAATTCCATACAAGGCTTTACAGATTATTGGACTTGCATATATGAATACCCACCTGGGTTATCCTCGTGAGCTTATTAGCATAGAGATCATTCTTTGTAACGCCCTTAAATCTTTGGGGAACCTGAACATATCCAAACTGGTGCCCTGTATGCGGGTCCATGAAGAAACATAACATTTCGCGAAGTGCCTGACAGTTATTAGCGTACATGTCGCAGTCCAGGGTAAGAATAAATGGAGCATTGCTTATTACAGCAGAGACTCTGATCTGTCAAACACAGACattatggttaaattgattaaatttGTCAGATATACTTAGAAATTGAGTTGGTAATGTTTAAGGGTTGCATTATTTTTTACTCATATTAGTATCATCATGAATTATGCCTTTTTTTCGTAACATATTGTGGATTGTCATCCAAAAATTGGGTTATTTAATAgatttaattagaaaaaaaaaaaaatacaaatataacAGGGAGTTCTAGAATACAAAAATTTACAAATAGTTCTGGCTTTTCTAATAAAATTGGATGACATAAAAATTAATTAGAAACAAATCattgttaaattttttttagaAGCAGTCATATTTCAATCAGATTTGGTAAAATGTCAATAGATCTTTGATCAATTGGTGAATGTGGATGGTTCTGAGTGAATCCTTTATTCACTTTAGAATCAAGTCTTGTTGAATATAAGACCCAACATCATAAGAAATAAGATCAAAATTGTATTTTAAGAAATTGGTAAAATTGATATCCTCAACCTTTAATCTTAAACTCAAAAGATTTCAATCTACACTCATACTTTCCCATCTGAATAGCTAAGACATACTGAATTTGATATTAAAACCTTGAAAAAAGTTTAAATTAACAATCATTTATATACTCCATGCTTGCATGGTGTGCCAAGTAGACAAAATTACAGAACCCGACTGCACGTTGATTCAAAGCATTTGATCTGCAAACATAAAAGAAAGAAATTCAGAAATTACCAAAGCGTTGAGAGCACCAGCCTTGAAATGATGTGGATATCCAGGCCGTTTTTCACGTGCTAAATATACAAGATTCGGCAAACCCTGCCTGTCTACCTTCATCTCCTCTTTATTCATTAGTAAAATCTGTACCAATAATCAATAGCCTTAACAATATGGTATTCTTTACAATTGCTTTCTCTACATAAACAATAAATTGTATGACCTGAACAATACTTGGATGATCTCGCGAATTGCTTCCAACGAACCATTCTTTGAAGCCGTTGTGCTCTTTCAATTTGTCTTCTGGAACGGCTCCTCTCTCCACAGTGCCATTGATACAATATTCCATGTCCtcgtacaatttctaaaacaaaacATTGGATTATATAAAAAGATACATAGCTTCTAGAACGAATCGATCAATCTACTTACTCTACCCTCACCTTGACATTCTCCCAATCCTTTCTGAAGGAAAAATTCGCAGTCCCCTCCGCACAATTTTCAGAGAAATATTCTTCTGGGCACCTCTGTTGAATGGAATACTTGTGGCAAAAAGGAACCCAAATTTTTGCGAAGCGTGAAGCTTCAAACAAAGCGTAAAATGTGAGAATCGATCCTGCATCATCCGATACATAACAAGAGAGTTTTTCTACAGGATAATCAAAAGCAAGAGTGGATAACACAGTGTTTACAACACTGATTGGGGGTTCTTTAACTGGATCCGCAGTGCATATAAATATATCCACAGGCGGTAGATCCTTCTCAAACCTGACCATTCATAAAGGAATAAAATTTAGCTTACAGTTTAGAGACATGAATCTTTTCATAGTCCTCGAATATTTATGAACTAGATTATGTGAATATTTTTTAATCATATTTGATGATAAATCATCAGATTGAAAAAGTAATCATGAAATATGATCCCGTGAAAAATACTATCATAATCCAACCCAGAAACATTGGAGCTAGCTCTTACATGTTTACCACAATTATTAAAGAAAATTAAAGAAAACATAACGCTTATCTACATATATTACCTCTCAGATAGTTTTTCCGGGAAAGCATATCGGTTAACAGGCTGCCATCTGAAGGCCTGATCTAATACCCAAATGAAGGCAAAGCCTAGCTCTGAACTAAATGCCAAAATCCAAGGAACAAATCCTTCACTTGGCATATACACTATGCGATAATATATAAGTCCCAGAAttgcagcaaaatatatgcaagCATAAGCTCTATAAATCTTTCTGTAGGGCCTTCTTATTGTAGTATAAAGAGTAGAATCTCCTCtgttcatcttcttctttttctttgaatTAAAGGCCTGTTCTAGTGTAAGGAGCGCTCTAGTACAGAAGGGCTCCCTGTAGATTAAAATCACATATATTATGCACTGGCTTGTCAACTGCTAGTCAAACTATCATAAATGAAGTGAAAATGAAATGGAAGCCCCCATGCCATCGATATGTCCGTGGACAAATGAGGACCCTGGAACACCTATGAGTCTGATGGATTGCGATGGCCACCAATAATCCTGTATGTTATTGGGACCATTTATTTGTGGAGGACAAAGTGACGTATGTTGGGACATATGGGCACAAAAGAGCGAGAACATACAAGTAATTGAAATGTTGTAGAACCTAAGGAAAGGCTGATTGATATTTCTTGTGATACACAGACCTGGCTAAAATGTGAGAGGTCAAATCAGCGTTTATGGACTATTGTGAAAGAATTCGAGTTAAAAGCAAAGATGAAATGACTACCCAGTGCTTAGCTTTTTGAAATGTTGGAGCTGGGTCAAATCTTATTAGTTCGTGTCAGACGGGGAATGCTAATGTATTCACCAAAATAGATTGATTATATTTCTTAATCTTTATATTTTTCAGATCCAAGATATTCAAGATATACAAATTGTTTTATATGTTATTAGTTCCTGCCAATAGGCAGGTAACTATAGCATCTGTtggatgaaaaaaaaaaatgatttttggctATCCTATCAGAGTACAGTATTTTTGAGCTTTTTATTGTTTTTCAAAtgttataatattaaaaatatttaataattaacaataaatcattttctctaattATGATTGGATGATACAGCCATAATGCCACAGTGCCGAGACATCCAAGAGAACCCACAGTACCAGAACACATATACAGGTATTTTGTTCAGCCTATTCGACAGCCAAGAGAACCCATAGTGATAGGGCACACATATACAGGTATTCTATTCAGTCTTTACTTTTTATTTGTAAACCTGAGTTCAGTCGGTACACCTTTCTTTTTTCTAAGCCCTCATAAAAATCAAAATCTACAACAACAGCCCCAATTTCATCGCATTTGTTCAACAAAATTGAAACAAATAATCCAAAATTTTACCACAAACTTTTTGAGATAATGACGCATAATAGCATCAATGAAATTAGAACATTCAGATATAAGCTTCTGAGGAATCACAAAATTGTCGATTTGGTGCAGCCTGAGATTGCCAGGGAAGGGTTTCTGTTATACCATTCTCTGCTTAATAATCATAGCAACTTCAAACAAATATATGTAGATTACAAAAAACTTAAAGTAGCATCAAATGGATgaaaaaagaattttaaaaaatgAGCTTTTCCAGGAAACCTTAACCACGCAATACCTAACAGATGAGGCAGACAAAAACAAATTATCAATAGAAATAGAAAAAATTGTAGAGATCAATATCATGCAAAATGGATTCTGAAACACTTACTCATTGTAATAAGGCAGACCACAACCGAAATGGAACAAGATATAAAGCAAACCTAGGCAATTATCTCTGCAAATGTCAAAATAGCAATGCCTTGTTAAATTTTCCACGAGCTCGACCATCTGATGTGAATAATTTTTTCGCAACTAATTAAGCCTGTGCAAAGcttcataaaaaaaattgtaataaataTACAGTTCATAAATCAGCAGGAGATGCCACCTGAACCCAGAAATGCATCATGGAGCAGGGGAAGTAAGACAAATAACTCATCTATTTCTGAGGTAAATATAAAAATGTACAGTTGTAGTCTTCCTATTTCAACTTGTATCCTCCTATAAGAGATCTAAGAAACCATTGTTTAACATCTGTCACATGAAAACTCTAGATTCCCTACAAATGGTATCCCGTCTGATATCATTCTTGATGAACGTACATATCAAAAAAGTCTCTTTCAACAATGAAAGGATTATGAGGTACCTCAGCCTCCAATCTCAACATATACCGAACTTTTCTCATGCTTTGTCTCGCTTTGGGATCCGGATGAGAAGACAACAACCCCAACAGAGCACCCTCTCCATTTCCTTTCGATCAAACACCCAAAAATCAGCATTGCCATTTAATTGGTTTTTCTAGTATATGatgtattaaaaataaattaaaagaattgcaattACATAAATTTGAAGTAAAATATATCCAATGAAACCACCAAACAATCTCGAGTGAGCAGAGCTCAAAAATTTGATAGAGCAGAAGTAGATTCACGGGAATCGATAGACATATCACCCTCTTTCTTTTGTTATGTGATGGGAACCGTCAAAACGTCACAGAAGAGCAAAGAAGAAAAACCTTTATCATAGTTTCAGGCAATATTTACACAAGAAATAGGCCTTAAATCCTTCGCTATCACACCAGAGTAGCGTTCGCCTGAGGAAAATAGAGACAATTATTACAATCACTCCATCCGCAGTGAGCAAAATCGAATCCAACAGACTGCATGAAGAAAACTGTAAGTTCGAGTGATAAAATCCTCCAAACAGTGCTAATCAAACCCTAATTCAAGAATGCAGCAATAAGATTAATGAAATAGCAGAAAAATTTAGAAATATCTTACCGTGCAAAAGTCTGGTAGTTGGGGAAGACTAGAAAAGTTTCTGTATTAAAAACAAAATGTGGGTGCCGAATGTAATTCTGTCAAAAAATTATCTTTTTGCCCTAGAAATTGAGCTTGTGTTTTGAGTATGTCATTTTTCCATTATATGTATATTTTATGACCTGTTGTGTTCGATGTTCCATTTTCAAGCAATTAACTACAAGTGGATTCAAGAAAATTCTAGAATGACATCATTTAGGATTCAATGTAGAGACAGTTGAATACCAGAATATCAACTTCACTGCTTCGGATGTGGGGGACCAAGACAAGGTATCTTCTGTACATGTTTATATGCTGCAATTTCTTATTGCATCGATATGCAATTGTTGGATGTACTCATCCATATAGATTTTGTGCAAAAAATTAATTGAGTACTTGATATGGTCATTTGTTCATcctaacagaaaaaaaaaaaaaaaaaaaaaaaattaaacctttTTGGAAGACATGCATTTTATTCAAAAACCCATTTTTgccattgcatttcattttataGCTTTATAATTTTATCTCTTTGCACCTTTACTTCGTGTTCTATTGCAACCATATCATCTTTCCAACTTGAAAATAACAACTATTTTCTACTATCATACGCACTTCAGAATTTACTCTCACCTCTCCAACCTAAAAATCAGCAATAAATAGCTGGGCCATAATGCTCACCTTGATCATTTCTTCATGAATTTTGACATGGGCATATGAACCGAAATACAAAACATAAGCCTGGACTCCGCTGAATTCTTACTACTTATGCAGCTGTTGTAAGAGCTGTTTAATCTAGAGCGTTTGTGGCCACTGAACATGGTTGCCGATGTGTACAGTATGTATAATATCACTGTATATATATACTCCCTCCAAGTTTCAGCTTTCAAACGGTTAAAAATGTGATTTGCATAAGAAAGCAAATGGGGTTTTGGGATATTCTTAAGAGTGGAGAATGATGGTTTGAACCATTAATAGTTTGATCTATGTGCCTCTCTTCTGACATGGTTCCGCTGCTTCACCCATCTCTTTACATGGTTTCGTTGCTCCACCTGTCTCTTTACATCGTTCTATTGCTCCACCTGTCTCTTTATTTATACAATAAATAGTGTCTTCATTTCCACGTGCAGTGGACTATTGTCTGAAAAGAGAACCCTTCTTTTTTTCAAACTTCAGATCCTTATTGGCTTCAACATGCGCCAAATTTTGTAATATTTGATATAATTCAGTGGGTAGCAAGGTCTCATATGTTGGACACTGATTAAAATATATTAAGAGGCGGTTGCTGATCGTATTTGGTAGATTTCCAAATATTATATACTCATGTCTGCAAGTGACTATGTTAAAATTGTGTTCATGGAAAGGGTAGGCCATGAGCAAGGAGCTTCCCTTTACACAGAGCAAAAGATTGACTCTCCTTACTCGATGAACCGTATTTGATAAAATCCCTGCAATATGCTCCATCAACTAgtttttgtgatgatttattaCTACCCCCAATTGCAGACAAATCATATAGCaattgtatgcaaaatgtggaagaatgCAAAAGGCATGCCAACTGTTTGGCAGAATGTCTCAAAGAAATATGGTTtcgtggaatgccatgattgcaggatgtGCACAAAACGAATCTTTTTGGAAAGGCTTTAGAAGCCTTCAatgaaatgcaattggcaggtgtagaCACAAATTCCACAACGTTTGCTACCATCCTTACTGCCTCTGCAAAATAGGAGCTTTCAAACAGGGTATAGACATACCTAGAAGCATAAAGGACTTTTGTAAGATGTTATAGTTTCAACTGCCATGGtagacatgtatacaaaatgtAGAAGGATAGAcgaggcatgtgaactgtttgacaaaatgcctcacagAAATGCGGTCTCACGGAATGCCATGATCGCAGGGTATGCGCACCATGATCGCAGGGCATGTGCAAAATGGATTTTGTGAAAGGGTTAAAAACTTCCACGCAAATGCAACTACAACCTTTGAATAAACCCATATGAAATTAAACTTTAATCATTCCACCAAATGGTATAATCATAACACTAGTACTCATAATAGTTA is a genomic window of Cryptomeria japonica chromosome 7, Sugi_1.0, whole genome shotgun sequence containing:
- the LOC131051595 gene encoding cellulose synthase-like protein E6 isoform X1 → MNRGDSTLYTTIRRPYRKIYRAYACIYFAAILGLIYYRIVYMPSEGFVPWILAFSSELGFAFIWVLDQAFRWQPVNRYAFPEKLSERFEKDLPPVDIFICTADPVKEPPISVVNTVLSTLAFDYPVEKLSCYVSDDAGSILTFYALFEASRFAKIWVPFCHKYSIQQRCPEEYFSENCAEGTANFSFRKDWENVKKLYEDMEYCINGTVERGAVPEDKLKEHNGFKEWFVGSNSRDHPSIVQILLMNKEEMKVDRQGLPNLVYLAREKRPGYPHHFKAGALNALIRVSAVISNAPFILTLDCDMYANNCQALREMLCFFMDPHTGHQFGYVQVPQRFKGVTKNDLYANKLTRITQIPCQGLDGIEGPLYVGTGCIHRRTALCPVNEQHNHWKNSDNIIEDAKELSKCTYEQNTLWGIKTGMMYDCAVEDVATGFAIQCRGWKSALCIPTRDTFVGCPTINLNDTLIQQKRWTAGLLEIFVSKFCPLLHSNNIAHIMGYTSYCLWGPSSLHILCYGSLPALCMLSGKSIFPSIRDSWILLFVFLSVCAYSYSAIEFIYVGGGSLKRWWNEQRMWMIKGVSSYLFGLIQVLCKLMGISKVGFEVTSKVSDSEAEKRYEAEIFEFGVASTLFIPPSTLAMINLIALIGGIVQSTMAGYEVTESMFVQLMLSGFLVINSFPILEGMWVRKDKGRMPTSITICSCALAVCAWWIVSIMV
- the LOC131051595 gene encoding cellulose synthase-like protein E6 isoform X2; the encoded protein is MVELVENLTRHCYFDICRDNCLGLLYILFHFGCGLPYYNEFEKDLPPVDIFICTADPVKEPPISVVNTVLSTLAFDYPVEKLSCYVSDDAGSILTFYALFEASRFAKIWVPFCHKYSIQQRCPEEYFSENCAEGTANFSFRKDWENVKKLYEDMEYCINGTVERGAVPEDKLKEHNGFKEWFVGSNSRDHPSIVQILLMNKEEMKVDRQGLPNLVYLAREKRPGYPHHFKAGALNALIRVSAVISNAPFILTLDCDMYANNCQALREMLCFFMDPHTGHQFGYVQVPQRFKGVTKNDLYANKLTRITQIPCQGLDGIEGPLYVGTGCIHRRTALCPVNEQHNHWKNSDNIIEDAKELSKCTYEQNTLWGIKTGMMYDCAVEDVATGFAIQCRGWKSALCIPTRDTFVGCPTINLNDTLIQQKRWTAGLLEIFVSKFCPLLHSNNIAHIMGYTSYCLWGPSSLHILCYGSLPALCMLSGKSIFPSIRDSWILLFVFLSVCAYSYSAIEFIYVGGGSLKRWWNEQRMWMIKGVSSYLFGLIQVLCKLMGISKVGFEVTSKVSDSEAEKRYEAEIFEFGVASTLFIPPSTLAMINLIALIGGIVQSTMAGYEVTESMFVQLMLSGFLVINSFPILEGMWVRKDKGRMPTSITICSCALAVCAWWIVSIMV